Genomic segment of Pseudocalidococcus azoricus BACA0444:
ATTCCTTAAGAAGTTTTTAACTTGGAGCCACACTGCTTCAATCGGATTTTGTTCCGGTACATATGGAGCTAATTTGATGCAGTAAATCGGCCATTCTTGTTCTGGCTTATTTCCATTGACTTGATGTAAATATTTACGGAAATCATCACTGTTATGATATGCTGCACCATCCCAAATCACAATAATTTTCTGATTCGGATGAATCGCCTTTATCCCTTTGATAAACCGAATAGTATTCTGACTATTTCCACTCGAATAAGGTTTGACAATTAGGCGACCTGT
This window contains:
- a CDS encoding transposase, which codes for TGRLIVKPYSSGNSQNTIRFIKGIKAIHPNQKIIVIWDGAAYHNSDDFRKYLHQVNGNKPEQEWPIYCIKLAPYVPEQNPIEAVWLQVKNFLRNV